ACAACCAGCTTAAAGCTGCTCAAATCGTCCGGAAATTCCGTTCCGGAAGTAAATTTAAAATCAATGTTTTTCTTGGTTCGGTTTTTAATCCACCGCGGTAATTTTACTGTACCGATGTCCTCGCACTGCCTATGGTGTGTACACCCCTCCGAAATCAGAACTATATCGCCGTCTTGCAGCAAATCAACAGCTCTGGCTCCGTTTACAGCTGTTTTCAGCACACCTTTGTATCGGGCCATCAAAATAGAAAAAGATGTTAGATAAATATCCTCCGGAGTTTCGGCGTTCACCCTTTCAAACACCTGGCTGTCTGTAATAACTATTTTCGGCTTTCTACCAAGGTTTTCAAGAGTTTTCTTAAATTCAGATTCTTTTACCACAACAGATACTGCATTAGCTTCCAAAATATCTCTGATTGTTTGCTGCTGAGGAAGTATGAGCCTTCCTTTAGGTGCAGCTTTATCAATGGGCACTACCAAAACAGCAAAGTCTAACGGGTTCAGTATATCTCCGACAATCTTAAGCTTAAAATCATCCGCACGTACCAAACTCCCTATTTTTTCTTTGAGCTCTTCAATATTTTCTCTTGTTTTTGCGCTGACATAAATGCTGTTTTCATTTAAGGATTCTTTTTTTTTGTTCAAATCAGCCTTGTTATATGCAAGAATATACGGGATGTTTTTCTTTTTAAAGAGTAAAATGAGCTTTTCTTCCTCTTCGGACTTTCCTTCAACGGCATCAATTACAAGAACAGCAACATCGGTTTTATTTAATACCTGCTGCGCTTTTTTGATGCGAAGCGCTCCAAGCTCTCCCTCGTCATCAATTCCCGGAGTATCTATCATCACAACAGGACCCAGAGGCAAAAGCTCCATTGATTTATAAACCGGATCTGTTGTAGTTCCTTTTATATCAGATACAACTGCCATATCCTGGTTGGTTACAGCATTCATAACGCTTGATTTACCGGCATTTCTTTTTCCGAAAAAGCTTATGTGAATCCTGTTTGCGGCAGGCGTTTCATTTAGTCCCATACATACCTCCCTAGAATCTGAAATCCCGGCTGCCGCGGCTGATTTTTCCCAGATTTTCAAGAACTATTTTCCTTACCTTCTCTTTAGGAATGTTAGAAATTTCATGCAAAATCAACTTGTCCCCTGCATCCTTTGTTTCAGGAGAAGCATAGTCCTCCAAATATTCCTTTAACGTCATGAGTGCATTTGGATGGCAGCAATTATGTATCTGTCCGCTTTTTAAAAGCTGCATGAAACGGTCTCCTGTCCTTCCTTCTCTGTAGCAGGCCGTGCAGAAGCTTGGAATATATCCAAAATCTATAAGCCATTTAACGACTTCGTCAAGTGTTCTGTTATCGCTAAGCTCAAATTGTGCCGAATCCTCTTCTTCAGGCTCGGTCTCTGCATAGCCTCCCACAGTTGTTTTAGAACCTCCGCTCAGCTGAGATATACCAAGATGCAGAACTCTCTCACGACATTCCTTGCTTTCCCGTGTAGACACTATCATTCCTGTGTACGGAACACTTATTCGGATACAGGCTACCAGCTTTGCGAACGTATCTTCATTTATTCCGTTATCAAATGCAGACGGATCAATATCATCCGCAGGTCTGATCCTCGGTACGCTGATAGTGTGAGGCCCAACGCCGAACGCTGCCTCAAGATGCTCTGCATGCATTACCAGAGCAGCAAATTCATATCTATACAGTTCAAGTCCAAACAATACACCCAGGCCAACATCATCTATCCCGGCTTCCATAGCCCTGTCCATAGCCTCTGTGTGATATGCGTAATTATGCTTTGGCCCTGTGGGGTGAAGCTTTTCATAGCTATCCTTGTGGTACGTTTCTTGGAACAGAATATATGTACCGATTCCGGCCTCTTTCAGCTTTCTGTAGTTTTCAACGGTTGTTGCTGCAATATTTACATTTACACGTCGTATTGAACCATTTTTGTGCTTAACGCTGTATATGGTATCAATTGATTCCAAAATATACTCAATAGGATTATTTATAGGATCTTCTCCAGCTTCCAATGCAAGCCTCTTATGTCCCATATCCTGCAATGCTATAACCTCACGTTCAATCTCTTCCTGTGTCATCTTTTTTCTGGTAATGTGTTTGTTTTTGAAGTGATACGGACAGTATACACATCCGTTGATGCAATAATTTGACAGATACAACGGAGCAAACATAACTATGCGGTTTCCGTAAAAGTCTTTTTTTATCTGCTCTGCAAGTGCATATATTTCCTGATTCTTCTCTTCCAGCTCACAGTCCAAAAGAACTGCTGCCTCTCTGTGGGTAAGACCCTTTCTAAGACGGGCTTTTTCGATAATACTATCAATAAGTTCTGTATTTTTCTTGTTTTTTTCTGCATACTCAAGCGTCTTGAGCACTTCGTCGTGACAGATAAACTCCTCTGCTTTTGATGATTTTGGATTATACATATTTTCTCCTCTCTTTATCGGGTCAGAATCTCTTTCCCTTCAGTTTTATTTATTGCAGGAACGATGGTCGCCACGGGAAACTACTACACGGCAGCCTATACCTTCCATTCGTTTCTGCATGCAAAACCTGCATTCGGCGGCTTCATCACCTGTGCAGATTTTATTATCATATAGCATATATTTATTTCTTACGGCAACAGGAGACAGGTTCGGCATTACTACATTACCGCCGGCCTGAATTCCTTTTTCGCGCCCAAGGGGATCAATTGTACCTAAAGCCGTTGTTGTGGGCATTAATACTTCAGGAATCATCAGCCTTACGAGCCCCAGCATAAACAATGTCAATTCTAATGTTCCGCTCTCTTTATGGGCAAATGGTGTGTCGCTATGTGGAATAAACGGCCCTATTCCCACCATATGCGGCTGCAGTTCTTTTATAAACATCAAATCTTCTACAAGGGTTTCGACAGTCTGATAAGGAGACCCCACCATAAATCCGCACCCAACCTGGTATCCGATTTTTTTCAAATCAAAAAGGCAGGCTTTTCTGTTTAACAAAGAAAGGTTTTCCGGATGAAGCTTCTTGTAATGTTCTTCATTAGCTGTTTCATGGCGCAAGAGGTACCTGTCGGCTCCGGCATCATAAAATGCCTTATAGCTTTCATAGCTTCTCTCCCCTATTGACAGCGTCACAGCGCAGTCTGGATAACAATTTTTTATAGACTTAATAATATGCACCATCTTTTCATCCGTAAAGTATAAATCTTCGCCGCTCTGCAGTACAAATGTTCTGAATCCAAGGTTATATCCTGTATTGCAGCAGTTAAGAATATCCTCCTCGGTCAGCCTATAGCGTTCTGCTCCAGCATTGCTTTTTCTAATCCCACAGTAATAGCAGTCATTCCTGCAGTAATTAGAAAATTCAATCAGCCCTCTGATATACACATCGCAACCATAATTTGCTATTTTCACCTGTCTTGCTCGTTCAAATAGATATTCTGCAATTTCCGGAGTTCTTCCTTCAATCAGCGACTTAAATTCTTCAGTGGTAAGATTATGAGCCTTGTGCAGTTTATCAATAAGATACTTCATCCTATCCATCGCTCGTTTTTGCAGGGAACTTAGAATATACTGCTTTACTGCTCACTCCCGGCAATTTCCCCAGCTTGCCTGAAAGGGCACTGATTACATCGTTAGGCGCATCCACTGCAATACTAATAATACTAATATCCTTTTCCTTATATGGAATTCCCATTCTACCTATGATATACATGCTGTAATCATGCAGAATTCCGTTTAGTTTCTCAACCGAATCAATATCTTCTACAATTACTCCTATAATAGCAACTCTTGTTTCCATGTTAACCCTCCGTTTATAATAAAAAAAACGCCAAAAAGGCGCAGAATTCCACAATTAATCATGTACTTGCCCGGCCTTTCACCTCATATCCCGTATTCGGTGTCAGATACAGCTATTTATTTAATTATATTAGATTTAATTTTTTTTTGCAACCAATATATCACATATTGTTAAAAAAATTTCAAATGTTTTATTGAATTCGAATAGTACTCTGCCATATCGCCAAAATAAATTCTACATGCAAAGTATTTTAAAAAAACTATTGACAAAACATAATTTTAGTAATATCATACTAAAAACTCAATAATAAAACTGCTATGACAGAAGAAAGTAAATTTGAAGAAGCTACCAGGGAGTATTCGCCATTGACTGCAAGCGAATATTAGAATAATCATTTTGAAGTTCCTTCTTGAGCACTCGGCTGAATTAAGTAAGCTTGAGCGTACTTCCTGCGTTACAAGGATAGAATATCGGATTATAATCTCGTATTCGAAAAAAGAGCGGCATATGCCGAATTTGGGTGGTACCACGGAACAGTTGAATTTTAACCTTTCGTCCCTATATTGTTAACAATATGGAGGCGGAAGGTTTTTTATTTTATAAAGAATGGAGGTAAGATATGACACAATATAGTAATTTAGTTGCTGAAATGAATAAATATGATGATTTAATGAAAGATATATTTGAAAAGCGAATGTCTTTATTAGATCAAATTGTTTCAGCAGAAAGCAGCGTCTCAGACAAAATAACTTCCGTCAAAAATAATGAAACCAACAATAAATACTCTATTGAATATAATTATTTTCTTGACAACTTATTGTCTTTGGACAGCAATTACAGATATAAAAGAAGCAGACATAATAATAAATGCTCTGTTAATTATACTACTGATCCAATTGAAATTGATAATGTCTGCTATCAGGGCCTGCCTTTTTCATATTCAGAAGGAGCGGCAAAAAATCTGTTTAAAAATAAAAATTACATTAATAAATCAACATTTGAGGATGTATTTAAAGATGTTCACAACGGAAATGCTGAAGCTGGAATCGTACCTGTGGAAAACTCAACTGCGGGTTACGTTACTGACGTTTATGATCTGCTATTGAGATATGATTTATATGTAAATTATA
Above is a window of Sedimentibacter sp. MB35-C1 DNA encoding:
- the hydF gene encoding [FeFe] hydrogenase H-cluster maturation GTPase HydF, whose product is MGLNETPAANRIHISFFGKRNAGKSSVMNAVTNQDMAVVSDIKGTTTDPVYKSMELLPLGPVVMIDTPGIDDEGELGALRIKKAQQVLNKTDVAVLVIDAVEGKSEEEEKLILLFKKKNIPYILAYNKADLNKKKESLNENSIYVSAKTRENIEELKEKIGSLVRADDFKLKIVGDILNPLDFAVLVVPIDKAAPKGRLILPQQQTIRDILEANAVSVVVKESEFKKTLENLGRKPKIVITDSQVFERVNAETPEDIYLTSFSILMARYKGVLKTAVNGARAVDLLQDGDIVLISEGCTHHRQCEDIGTVKLPRWIKNRTKKNIDFKFTSGTEFPDDLSSFKLVVHCGGCMINDREMKYRQKCSEDMKVPFTNYGILIAYMQGILERSIAMFPDIDSYM
- the hydG gene encoding [FeFe] hydrogenase H-cluster radical SAM maturase HydG, which gives rise to MYNPKSSKAEEFICHDEVLKTLEYAEKNKKNTELIDSIIEKARLRKGLTHREAAVLLDCELEEKNQEIYALAEQIKKDFYGNRIVMFAPLYLSNYCINGCVYCPYHFKNKHITRKKMTQEEIEREVIALQDMGHKRLALEAGEDPINNPIEYILESIDTIYSVKHKNGSIRRVNVNIAATTVENYRKLKEAGIGTYILFQETYHKDSYEKLHPTGPKHNYAYHTEAMDRAMEAGIDDVGLGVLFGLELYRYEFAALVMHAEHLEAAFGVGPHTISVPRIRPADDIDPSAFDNGINEDTFAKLVACIRISVPYTGMIVSTRESKECRERVLHLGISQLSGGSKTTVGGYAETEPEEEDSAQFELSDNRTLDEVVKWLIDFGYIPSFCTACYREGRTGDRFMQLLKSGQIHNCCHPNALMTLKEYLEDYASPETKDAGDKLILHEISNIPKEKVRKIVLENLGKISRGSRDFRF
- the hydE gene encoding [FeFe] hydrogenase H-cluster radical SAM maturase HydE, whose translation is MKYLIDKLHKAHNLTTEEFKSLIEGRTPEIAEYLFERARQVKIANYGCDVYIRGLIEFSNYCRNDCYYCGIRKSNAGAERYRLTEEDILNCCNTGYNLGFRTFVLQSGEDLYFTDEKMVHIIKSIKNCYPDCAVTLSIGERSYESYKAFYDAGADRYLLRHETANEEHYKKLHPENLSLLNRKACLFDLKKIGYQVGCGFMVGSPYQTVETLVEDLMFIKELQPHMVGIGPFIPHSDTPFAHKESGTLELTLFMLGLVRLMIPEVLMPTTTALGTIDPLGREKGIQAGGNVVMPNLSPVAVRNKYMLYDNKICTGDEAAECRFCMQKRMEGIGCRVVVSRGDHRSCNK
- a CDS encoding TM1266 family iron-only hydrogenase system putative regulator, translating into METRVAIIGVIVEDIDSVEKLNGILHDYSMYIIGRMGIPYKEKDISIISIAVDAPNDVISALSGKLGKLPGVSSKAVYSKFPAKTSDG